The Heterodontus francisci isolate sHetFra1 unplaced genomic scaffold, sHetFra1.hap1 HAP1_SCAFFOLD_210, whole genome shotgun sequence genome contains the following window.
AGTAATCAGCACATTATCTAGAAACCCCGGTGGTgtgggaaccctcagtctcactctttgacacctgacactaagattatacactccgctgttgtctctcaccaatagggatcaatctatagtcagtgatgcggtatcattaggaacattgagctgaaatggtgacagaatgctgtgaaagaggctttctgtccgctggttatagaatgtttcaaaaaggatagagagtaaacccgaatagatggcGGAATGTGAAAGTGAATCTGGAAATTGCTACCACATGTGGAATAATACAatatgaaaaagattttaaaatatttGCTGTCAAACCAAGTTACCTATAAATGTGATGATCTATATTGAAAACGCTCTGaattttacaaatatattggcgggcttttcaaatttgagaaatcgtttgcagtctgacaatttcgcgccgttattttccgccctcatctccttggcgtGTCCGGATTGGCAGCTCTCTGATTGGTCAAATGAAGAGTGACCAATCACCAGCGCCCCCAATACCATTCCTCACGAAGGTATAAATGGGACTATTGTGGGCTTTTCTCAGCAGTTTTCCTGAAAGTGTTTgtcagattgtggaaatgtctggaagagggaagaccggtgggAAAGCCCATCGTGTcgatgccggccgaaaaacgacccacctattctaatcccaccttccagcattcagtccatcgccctgcagattacagcacttgagatgcatatccagattccttttcaataagttgggggtctctgcctcaactaccctttcaggcagtgtgtggcagacccccaccaccctctgggtgaaaataaaatcctcgttttccctctaatttttctaccaatcactttaaacatatgccccattgtcaatgacctctctgctaagactcttcacctccactctgtccagtcccgccaaaatgttgtacatttcaatcagatcttccctcagccttctccgtactGGATTCGGGCATTTAGCGGCTTCCCTCTTGTGATATTTGTCAGGGATTTTAGCAATTCTACCGTATATACAAACGAAAGCTTTTACACAATGATCGGCAAATAAAGCTTTTGTTTAGTCCTAAACTGCTCGCCCCTCCAATAAAATGATCTGTGCACATTGGTTTCGCTGCTCTAGACCACATTTCTCTGCTGCAGAGATCGCAGCTCTTTGTCTTgccgatttggtggctcttaaaagagccgttgtgttatttgatgccaaactcagttcggggcagggtgagtttaggcgcgctccccgcggatacggcgggccagctggatgtctttgggcatgatggtgactcgcttggcgtggatggcgcacaggttggtgtcctcaaagagccccaccaggtaagcctcgctggcctcctgcagggccatgacggccgagctctggaagcgcaggtctgtcttgaagtcctgcgcgatctcccgcaccaggcgctggaagggcagtttgcggatgagcagctcggtggatttctggtagcggcggatctccctcagagccacagtgccgggtctgtaacggtgaggcttcttcactccgcccgtggctggagcgctcttgcgggccgctttggtagccagctgcttgcggggagctttccctccggtcgatttgcgcgctgtctgcttggttctggccattatggtagaagatgtggaacaaagacactgtaaatgttgaggctgctcagggcctgtctatttaagacagtagagggaccgccctagtgttgtgattggatgcagccccgtccatcagtcaagtttgaaaccagctctgggaaggaaaagggcggcgggaaatgctgggccctgattggttgaactgcaactgaaacTGAAATTTAatgaatttcaaaaagcccgccaatctcAGATTagcaaacaaggcaaagatttTTTTTGAAACGACACCTAATATAAcgggaacaattataaaatctcacTCCCTGTAGCTTTATTTGTTATTCATTGgtcaagtggtcattggatagacatatggatgaaaatggaatagtgtatgtcagatggtgtagattagattagaattagaattaggttgcacgggtcggcgcaacatcgagggccgaagtgcgctgtaatgttctaattctaattctaaagtccTAGATCCCCCTCTGTGTCTTTCAACACAGTTTGAATAGTGGTCTCTGGCGGGAATAAAGCGCCAGTCATTACTAACTATAACGGCAGTAAATCCCGCTTCGTGCCGGCAGTTCAGACCCTCACGTATAAATTATCAAAtgcaaccgtttaattcatgaTGCGTTTGATAAACAATGAACAAAAAAAGACAGTGAAATTTCTGTGATATGTAAATTTAATGAGAGACTGTAATGATGAATAAAGCCGTTGTTGATAAAGATAAACAATATGCAGATAACTTGATCTAAATAAATTCCAATTCCAATGTCACTGCTATCTATGTGAGTCTTTGGGTGGCTCTTGgaagagcctttgtgtttggtagaaagggtggatttgtttagccgccgaatccaaagagagtgcggccctggcgtttcagagcgtacaccacatccatggcggtgaccgtcttgcgcttggcgtgctcagtgttggTGACCGCATCTCTGATTACATTCTcaaggaaaaccttcagcaccccgcgcgtctcctcatagatcaaacccgagatgcgcttcactccaccacggcgagccaggcggcggattgctggcttGGTGATACCCTGAATGttttcacgaagcactttgcggtgccgggctttgctccgcctttgcccaatcCTTTGCCTcctttccctcttccagacatgacGCTTCTTCAGTCAAATCACTGCTGAATGAGAAACGAGCTGTTTCTGCTGTCTTTTTTATACAGCCCGCCCGGACCTGACTgaaaaagggacagagagtgagaggcgggGCGGAGTggaaactgagtgacagacagagcagagaaatgtctttcatcctccagctccgcctcccacttgctcgaaccgccaatttaaaaaaaaacattgctcAACAACAGAGCTCAGCACAAAACTTCCAGACGCGGCCTTTCTAGTCAATGATAACAGAAACCCGGAGCTTTTAGATAAGGATCTATAACAATTAAAAGTTGATCATATATCCGCCTAAGTacagtgcttccgatcacaagtcaacccGTTTCCACACACCTCCCCTCCCAGACGGATTGATCAGTTTACTAACACCTTACCCCAGCTGAATTAGAAAAACTCATgtattggggtttgagttgtgatttGGGGTTTCTCGCCAGTATTCCTGTGTTAGACCCTCTCACTCTGAATTAGTGAAACGAGCATGAACTGAGACTGTACCGAACGTATCCCCAGTTACAGTGAGGCCGGGACATCCCTCTGTTTTGTTACAGGGAGTAGGGGAAGGGCTGAGTGTAGTGTATATCagtgagtcaccagggatcctgcatTTACTTCCCATAATTTCTATGTGAAATGTGCACACGgcggcgggacagggatcatttgatcggggcatcagctctttcctgagagatgtgggtggctctgaaaagagcccttgggttcagatgtctacaagttttccgtgcagtttcacttctttccaggggctgctttctgagcctttgctgctttcggtTTGGTCTTGCCCCTTGATGATTGAACTTTCTTGAGTGCCTTTCCGCCCGTGGCACTCTTGTTTTTTTGGCCTTCTTCACAGGAGACTTTTtcggaagcgctgctttcttcgttGGGGATTTCTTTGGCGTTGCCGCCTTCTTGCTggccactttcttgcctgctgctttcttcgatgccgatttcttggctgctagtttcttgactggtaatttcttggctgctgatttctttgCTGTCACTTTCTTGCCAGCTGTTTTCTTCACTGAAGGTTTTTTGGCTGCTCCTGACTTCACTTTCTTTCCCACATTTCCCTTGGTTCCCTGCTTAGGGATTCtcaaggagccggaggcgcccgtTCCACtgttctgcaccagggagcctttgttcacattcctcctgatactttgcttgatttgggtCCTGAACTTACCCACATCCACACCGCTCCTACTCATAGCCTTCTTTATGGAGGGCAGTGAGGTCCCCCTGTGATTGGAGCAATACGCCACAATCTTGAGGATCTTCTCGCTCAACGTGGGACCGGCTGAATTGTTCCGGGGAGCCGCTTTCTTCTTCTTGGGTgtcttgacttgagcggcggcggctggaggagccgtttcgccGGCTGCTGTGTCGGTCATGTccaggactctgcacaaattctctctgtcagtaggaactgggtcagaaatgaagccggtggtggcggcactgagcaacttaaaggcagtgagCGGACGGAGGCGGAGGcaacctgctgtcagctcccggctcctgctgcctctctgtgtttctctctggccctaaactctccaattccactgaaattcgggtacTGCAGAGTCCcagactagatccttcctgtctctgacatcagaatgcTTGCTGTCGAAAGGTTTgcacttgaagtaaagactccatttttgactgaaacccgttttattgctgcactgatggcGCTCTCTCCCCCGATAGCTGACGTGTTCTCTACATTttgactgaaatcttgaaatcaacaaagaaactacactgaattcccactttgggaatgagaaggggagcaatgtgcttctttgactggcaaatcttgttacttgacacaagggggactcggaaatccggcgatgagtcctgacccacaaacacagtgacattaGACTAACCCGCCTGCCCCTTTAATGCACTCTCTcttacacaatattcacatctacACATTCTCATGCCGAACTGTTCGaaaaatgtagagttcccaggacaggttttgatctcaatgctgaggtaaatagacccttcagctccactctatccaggcccttcagcattttatacatttcaatcagatctcccgtcagccttctgtgttccaaggagaacaaccacagtctattcaatctttcctcagagctgcatttttcagtcccggcaacatgctcgtaaatctcctctgtactctctcgagtgcagttacatcctttctgtaatgacgtgaccagaactgcacacagaactcaagttctggcctaaccaatgatgataaagttccagcatacccttcctcctcttatattctataactcggccaataaaggaaaggattccatatgtcttcttaaccatatTACCGCCCTactctgttaccttcagggatccgtggacatttACTAGAAGGTCACTCACCTCCTCTgctcctctcagtattttcccattaatcgtgtattgctttgcattgtttgacctccccaagggcatcacgtcacacttctccggattgaattctatttgccacttttctgcccttctgacctgaccacaaacatcttcctccggtccacagcaatcctcctcgctatcaaccacacggccaatattggtgtcgtctgcaaacgtcttgatcgtgtccctcaacatttatgtccaaattgtttgtATAGATCATCAACAaaacaggggacccattactgagccctggggaaaaccactggaaacagccctccaagtcTCAAAAGCAGCCTTCAAcaattcctgccactgagccaattttgcatccaccttgctgcatttccctggatcccatgagattttattttttaaagattctgtattttgggaccttgtcaaaagctaaaATTCATGTGGAATCCATCAACAGTACCACCCTCAGCGAACATCCTTTTTCAAATTCAATTCAGTTTgtatgtgcctttctaagtgacagtttatcttttctctcagaatagatttcaatagttttcccactactgaggttagactgagtcgCCTGTAATTATTGAGCTGTCGACTGAAATGTAAGATTCGTTTTTATCTCGAAAGATCCGCCTGGGGAAACAGACGTTACAATCTCATCTCTCACTGATATGGTGCCAACGGAGgacacattattaatctcacagtccgggaaagtgtcagagagtgaggcatacaatgtcccaagtgtaactttctctgccctgttgaactctctgtaatctttcagctcaaACCCTTCGCTATGACTCTCAGCGACAGACAGTTTCAATCTGATTAAATTGATCTGTGACTGTAACTGTCAGAAATTGACTCCTGCGCCATTCCTGCAAACAcatcgactccctcggaggatcacTTTGAGAATTCGAGCGAATGAACAGCAAACATATTGCAGAGAATGATCTCAAGTTGAGCATGGTAAAAGGGTAATCTCCCAGCTGGAAACCTTCTCTAATCTTGCCcacagtcccggttccattgctcaaAATCAGATAAAACTGAACTGGCGAAAGTTCCGATTGTTTTTTGTTTTTCAAACCATTGCCGAATGAGGCGCATGCGCGGTACAGCACCGCCCCCACCAGTGATTGTGAATGAGCGAAGGAGCGCAATGCGCGCTCCCCTCCGCCAGCAAATCCGTTGAAAGCCATTTACTCAGTGAGCGGAAAGAGTTAGTTTttaacagagggaatggagatattacgGCCTCGGGGTAAGGCAGCAACAgcaatctgcttccagcagcacattgctttgggaCCCTGTCCGCAGTCTGGATCAGAGATCGCCATTGActccggagcaagttcagggggagtcgcGGGCTGTTTGTGAGAGGCAATGTGGAGGATGAACTGATCCCGcaacatggagtgagcggcggaatGGAGAGGCCTTCCTCGGCCTGTGTTTGTGCACTGGGTAAGTGAGACAGAACGTGAATAAGCTGCTGTTGAAAGTCTTTGCTGTTTCTCGCCTCAGTTCTGTGATGCATGTTCGTGGTTTAACTCCAGTTTCACGCTGTTTACTGTGAGTGTACAGTGAATAGTTGAATCAAGATCCAGgctgcacagtttcagaataaggagtctcccattttagacggtggtaaggag
Protein-coding sequences here:
- the LOC137363322 gene encoding histone H1-like — translated: MTDTAAGETAPPAAAAQVKTPKKKKAAPRNNSAGPTLSEKILKIVAYCSNHRGTSLPSIKKAMSRSGVDVGKFRTQIKQSIRRNVNKGSLVQNSGTGASGSLRIPKQGTKGNVGKKVKSGAAKKPSVKKTAGKKVTAKKSAAKKLPVKKLAAKKSASKKAAGKKVASKKAATPKKSPTKKAALPKKSPVKKAKKTRVPRAERHSRKFNHQGILI
- the LOC137363318 gene encoding histone H3; the protein is MARTKQTARKSTGGKAPRKQLATKAARKSAPATGGVKKPHRYRPGTVALREIRRYQKSTELLIRKLPFQRLVREIAQDFKTDLRFQSSAVMALQEASEAYLVGLFEDTNLCAIHAKRVTIMPKDIQLARRIRGERA